In Selenomonas sp. TAMA-11512, a genomic segment contains:
- the rplT gene encoding 50S ribosomal protein L20: MPRVKSGVTAHRRHKKILKLAKGYRGAKSKQFKKANETVMKALFYARRDRRAKKRDFRKLWIARINAAARANGMSYSRLIYGLTKAGVAVDRKMLSDIAINDEKAFAEIVSIAKNNQ; this comes from the coding sequence ATGCCAAGAGTTAAATCCGGTGTCACGGCACATCGTCGCCATAAGAAGATTTTGAAGCTTGCAAAAGGGTATCGCGGAGCGAAGAGCAAGCAGTTTAAGAAGGCCAATGAGACGGTCATGAAGGCTCTTTTCTATGCTCGTCGCGATCGTCGTGCAAAGAAGCGTGATTTCCGTAAGCTTTGGATTGCTCGTATCAATGCCGCTGCTCGTGCAAACGGTATGTCTTACAGCCGACTCATCTATGGTCTTACAAAGGCCGGCGTCGCGGTTGACCGTAAGATGCTTTCTGATATCGCAATTAACGATGAGAAGGCTTTTGCAGAGATCGTCAGCATTGCAAAGAACAATCAATAA
- the rpmI gene encoding 50S ribosomal protein L35 codes for MPKIKTRRAAAKRFTVTGSGEFKRNKAFKRHILEKKSQKRKRNMRKAAMITSADYKRVAKMLPYA; via the coding sequence ATGCCAAAGATTAAGACACGTCGAGCCGCTGCAAAGCGTTTTACGGTAACAGGTTCCGGTGAGTTTAAGCGCAATAAGGCGTTCAAGCGTCATATCCTTGAGAAAAAGTCGCAGAAGCGTAAGCGCAATATGCGTAAGGCCGCAATGATTACAAGTGCGGATTACAAGCGCGTCGCCAAGATGCTTCCGTATGCGTAA